A genomic stretch from Arthrobacter sp. KBS0702 includes:
- the pdxS gene encoding pyridoxal 5'-phosphate synthase lyase subunit PdxS gives MSTPDVSSEAGASAKNVTGSSRVKRGMAEMLKGGVIMDVVNVEQARIAEDAGAVAVMALERVPADIRAQGGVSRMSDPDMIDKIIDAVSVPVMAKARIGHFVEAQVLQSLGVDYIDESEVLTPADYTNHIDKWKFTVPFVCGATNLGEALRRINEGAAMIRSKGEAGTGDVSNATTHMRQIRAEILKLAALPEDELYVAAKELQAPYELVKEVATTGKLPVVLFTAGGIATPADAAMMMQLGADGVFVGSGIFKSGNPAQRAAAVVKATTFFDDPEEIAKASRGLGEAMVGINVDEIPQPHRLAERGW, from the coding sequence GTGTCTACACCTGATGTAAGCAGCGAAGCCGGCGCGTCCGCGAAGAACGTTACGGGCAGCAGCCGCGTCAAGCGCGGCATGGCGGAGATGCTCAAGGGCGGCGTCATCATGGACGTCGTCAACGTCGAGCAGGCCCGCATCGCCGAGGACGCCGGTGCCGTGGCCGTGATGGCGCTGGAACGCGTCCCCGCCGACATCCGCGCCCAGGGCGGCGTGTCCCGCATGAGCGACCCGGACATGATCGACAAGATCATCGACGCCGTCTCCGTGCCGGTCATGGCCAAGGCCCGCATCGGCCACTTCGTCGAAGCCCAGGTCCTGCAGTCCCTCGGCGTCGACTACATCGACGAGTCCGAGGTTCTCACCCCGGCCGACTACACCAACCACATCGACAAGTGGAAGTTCACCGTTCCCTTCGTCTGTGGCGCCACGAACCTCGGCGAAGCGCTCCGCCGCATCAACGAGGGCGCGGCCATGATCCGTTCCAAGGGTGAGGCCGGCACCGGGGATGTCTCCAACGCCACCACCCACATGCGCCAGATCCGCGCCGAAATCCTGAAGCTGGCAGCCCTGCCCGAGGACGAGCTCTACGTCGCCGCCAAGGAACTGCAGGCCCCGTACGAACTGGTCAAGGAAGTTGCCACCACCGGCAAGCTCCCCGTGGTGCTGTTCACCGCCGGCGGCATCGCCACCCCGGCCGACGCGGCCATGATGATGCAGCTCGGCGCCGACGGAGTCTTCGTCGGCTCCGGCATCTTCAAGTCCGGCAACCCGGCCCAGCGTGCCGCCGCCGTCGTGAAGGCCACCACCTTCTTCGACGACCCGGAAGAAATCGCCAAGGCCTCGCGCGGCCTGGGCGAGGCAATGGTTGGCATCAACGTCGACGAGATCCCGCAGCCGCACCGCCTCGCCGAGCGCGGCTGGTAA
- the pgsA gene encoding phosphatidylinositol phosphate synthase, producing the protein MLNKHARGFFTALFSPLARWLLRIGVSPDAVTIVGTAGVVVGALVFYPLGQLWWGTLFITAFIFSDVIDGIMARMQERGGRWGNFLDSTLDRVADGALFAGVAIWFFTGGADTPIAIAAVVCLVLGMVVSYARAKAEALGYHANVGVAERAERLVSVLVVTGLTGVGLPTVVLFATLCLLGLASFVTVVQRIAAVHRQSLEENQDTATEQAA; encoded by the coding sequence ATGCTGAATAAGCACGCCCGCGGCTTCTTCACCGCGCTCTTCTCCCCGCTGGCCCGCTGGCTGCTGCGGATCGGGGTGTCCCCGGACGCCGTCACGATCGTGGGCACCGCCGGCGTCGTGGTCGGCGCCCTCGTGTTCTACCCGCTCGGCCAGCTCTGGTGGGGGACGCTGTTCATCACCGCGTTCATCTTTTCCGACGTCATCGACGGCATCATGGCCCGGATGCAGGAACGCGGCGGACGTTGGGGCAACTTCCTGGACTCCACCCTGGACCGCGTGGCCGACGGGGCGCTGTTCGCCGGCGTCGCCATCTGGTTCTTCACCGGCGGCGCCGACACCCCCATCGCGATCGCCGCCGTCGTCTGCCTCGTGCTGGGCATGGTGGTCTCCTACGCCCGGGCCAAGGCCGAGGCGCTCGGCTACCACGCGAACGTGGGCGTCGCGGAGCGCGCCGAACGGCTGGTGTCCGTGCTGGTCGTCACCGGCCTCACCGGCGTCGGGCTTCCCACCGTGGTCCTCTTCGCCACCCTCTGCCTGCTTGGCCTCGCCAGTTTCGTGACCGTGGTGCAGCGCATCGCCGCCGTGCACCGGCAGTCGCTGGAGGAGAACCAGGACACCGCCACCGAACAGGCCGCCTGA
- a CDS encoding HIT domain-containing protein, protein MQETTGAVPGYPGDESITDDFDLAGVPDAFQRLWTPHRMAYIKGGQHQFKNPDDCPFCVAPEREDDDSLIVYRGRTSYVVLNLFPYNPGHLLVCPYRHIPDYTDLTVEETAEFAELTQTAMRVLRKVANPTGFNLGMNQGVTGGAGVAGHLHQHVVPRWGGDGNFFPIIAQTKAITQTLGEVRQQVAEAWPEPSGTEPGATDAE, encoded by the coding sequence GTGCAGGAGACCACAGGCGCTGTCCCGGGCTATCCGGGCGACGAAAGCATCACCGACGACTTTGACCTGGCCGGCGTGCCGGACGCGTTCCAGCGCCTGTGGACTCCGCACCGCATGGCGTACATCAAGGGCGGCCAGCACCAGTTCAAGAATCCGGACGACTGCCCCTTCTGCGTCGCGCCCGAGCGCGAGGACGATGATTCCCTGATCGTCTACCGCGGCCGGACCAGCTACGTCGTGCTCAACCTCTTCCCCTACAACCCCGGCCACCTGCTGGTCTGCCCCTACCGGCACATCCCCGACTACACGGACCTGACCGTGGAGGAAACCGCCGAATTCGCGGAGCTGACCCAGACGGCCATGCGCGTGCTGCGCAAGGTCGCCAACCCCACCGGCTTCAACCTCGGCATGAACCAGGGCGTGACGGGCGGCGCCGGCGTCGCAGGCCACCTGCACCAGCACGTGGTACCGCGCTGGGGCGGGGACGGCAACTTCTTCCCGATCATCGCGCAAACCAAGGCCATCACGCAGACGCTCGGCGAGGTCCGCCAGCAGGTCGCCGAGGCCTGGCCGGAGCCGAGCGGGACCGAGCCCGGGGCGACGGATGCTGAATAA